A portion of the Juglans microcarpa x Juglans regia isolate MS1-56 chromosome 1D, Jm3101_v1.0, whole genome shotgun sequence genome contains these proteins:
- the LOC121259170 gene encoding alanine aminotransferase 2-like, whose amino-acid sequence MMRKFVSDRAGRNIILVRSFHHLKQLLQRPLSATQSRFLSSTVLDSTSSMASSNSSAPPVNLDTINPKVLKCEYAVRGEIVTLAQTLQQELQSKPGSHPFDEILYCNIGNPQSLGQEPITFFREVLSLCDHPAILDRSETQGLFSADAVERAWQILDQIPGRATGAYSHSQGIKGLRDTIAAGIEARDGFPADPNDIFLTDGASPAVHAMMQLLIRSEKDGILCPIPQYPLYSASIALHGGTLVPYYLDEATGWGLEVSELEKQLDNAKSKGVIVRALVVINPGNPTGQVLAEENQRGIVEFCKKAGLVLLADEVYQENVYVPEKTFHSFKKISRSMGYGEEDLSLVSFQSVSKGFYGECGKRGGYMEVTGFNADVREQIYKMASVNLCSNISGQILASLVMSPPKVGDESYESFSAEKEGILASLARRAKALEDAFNNLEGVSCNKAEGAMYLFPRIYLPQKAIKAAEAVDIAPDAFYCRRLLNATGIVVVPGSGFGQVPGTWHFRCTILPQEDKIPAIVSRLTDFHQGFMDEFRD is encoded by the exons ATGATGCGGAAATTCGTCAGCGACAGAGCCGGTCGGAACATTATCCTCGTACGTTCCTTTCACCATCTGAAACAGCTGCTGCAGCGTCCTCTCTCGGCGACCCAGTCACGATTCCTGTCTTCTACTGTTCTCGATTCCACTTCTTCTATGGCTTCCTCGAATTCCTCTGCTCCTCCTGTCAACCTTGATACCATTAACCCCAAG GTTCTCAAATGTGAGTATGCTGTCCGTGGTGAGATTGTCACCCTTGCTCAG ACGCTACAACAAGAGTTACAGAGTAAACCAGGCTCACATCCCTTTGATGAG ATACTTTACTGCAACATAGGAAATCCTCAATCTCTTGGTCAGGAGCCAATAACTTTTTTCAGAGAG GTTCTTTCCTTGTGCGACCATCCTGCTATTTTGGACAGAAGTGAAACGCAGGGTCTGTTCAG TGCAGATGCTGTAGAGCGTGCTTGGCAGATTCTGGATCAAATACCAGGAAGGGCAACTGGTGCTTATAGTCACAGTCAG GGTATTAAGGGATTACGTGATACAATTGCTGCTGGTATTGAAGCTCGTGATGGTTTTCCTGCTGATccaaatgatattttcttgaCAGACGGTGCAAGCCCAGCG GTCCACGCAATGATGCAATTACTAATAAGATCCGAAAAGGATGGCATTCTCTGTCCCATTCCTCAGTACCCTTTGTACTCTGCTTCAATTGCTCTCCATGGTGGCACACTG GTTCCTTACTATCTTGACGAAGCAACAGGATGGGGACTTGAAGTATCTGAGCTTGAGAAGCAATTGGACAATGCCAAGTCCAAGGGTGTCATAGTTAGGGCCTTGGTTGTTATAAATCCAGGCAATCCAACAGGGCAG GTTCTTGCCGAGGAGAACCAGCGGGGCATTGTGGAGTTCTGCAAGAAAGCAGGGCTTGTTCTACTGGCAGATGAG GTATATCAGGAAAACGTTTACGTTCCTGAGAAGACATTCCACTCGTTCAAGAAGATTTCTCGGTCTATGGGGTATGGTGAAGAGGATCTTTCCCTAGTATCTTTCCAGTCAGTCTCTAAAG GCTTCTATGGGGAGTGTGGAAAAAGAGGAGGTTACATGGAGGTCACTGGATTCAATGCTGACGTACGGGAACAAATATACAAAATGGCATCTGTAAATCTTTGTTCTAATATCTCTGGTCAAATTCTTGCAAGCCTTGTCATGAGCCCTCCCAAG GTAGGCGATGAGTCATATGAATCGTTCAGTGCAGAGAAAGAAGGAATTCTGGCATCATTGGCAAGGCGTGCAAAG GCACTAGAAGATGCATTTAACAATCTAGAAGGAGTATCATGCAACAAAGCAGAAGGGGCAATGTATCTCTTTCCCCGTATTTACCTGCCTCAAAAGGCCATTAAAGCAGCAGAGGCTGTTGATATAGCCCCGGATGCATTCTATTGTCGCCGCCTTCTTAATGCCACAGGAATTGTTGTTGTTCCTGGTTCTGGCTTTGGACAG GTACCTGGCACCTGGCATTTTAGGTGCACAATACTCCCTCAAGAGGATAAGATTCCTGCCATCGTCTCTCGTCTGACAGACTTCCATCAAGGATTCATGGATGAGTTTCGTGACTGA
- the LOC121259475 gene encoding uncharacterized protein LOC121259475 codes for MAMNLTSPRYFQAQSIFASNGESPLEANASLFGKSKDNPFVDTFPDPLCQLNLKETSDFVKSFPVANNITEGGGFLEVSAQREGVNSVTRRRIEAPPTPGRPVFSFSVGNHSRKNFPSKWDDAEKWLMSSSCHDSPAHTTKPSESSKITKQADSFKQQVEVFAEKSRVTEEKFSKVVSTFQGSASLDQHYYSVRALPEVSASTDVLLKDKFTDDKEPILPNFRYSEPTKEGFLLKNLAGGSMKDACTGVVHEVQHRDAGTEMTPLGSSTTSRCHTPFRSTSPARHNTPSNRSGPLALGNSSSSNSTIDIAQLQECHLAKLQLGTQYDSVNSNWSSREEEEDEVSKSLRHFDTENGCRKSVSDSRAAAWEEEEKTKCCLRYQREEAKIQAWVNLQSAKAEAQSRKLEVKIQRMRSNLEEKLMKRMAVVHRKAEELRAAAQQQHSEQTQKASEQARQIMNRHNLHFPGHNSCGCFPCNNFH; via the exons ATGGCCATGAATCTCACAAGCCCCAGATACTTTCAAGCTCAATCTATATTTGCTTCTAATGGG GAATCTCCATTAGAGGCAAACGCAAGCTTATTCGGAAAAAGCAAGGATAACCCATTTGTAGACACCTTCCCTGACCCACTTTGCCAGCTTAATCTCAAGGAGACCTCTGATTTTGTCAAGTCATTTCCAGTGGCAAACAACATTACGGAAGGTGGAGggtttcttgaggtttcagctcAGAGAGAGGGAGTGAACTCGGTCACTCGGAGGAGAATAGAGGCTCCTCCAACTCCTGGCAGACCAGTTTTTAGCTTCAGTGTCGGTAATCATTCAAGAAAAAACTTTCCTTCAAAGTGGGATGACGCAGAGAAATGGCTGATGAGCAGCTCTTGCCATGACTCTCCCGCTCACACCACAAAGCCATCAGAGTCCTCGAAGATCACCAAACAGGCTGATAGCTTTAAGCAACAAGTGGAGGTCTTTGCGGAGAAATCAAGGGTCACCGAGGAAAAGTTCTCAAAAGTAGTTTCAACCTTTCAAGGTTCTGCGTCATTGGACCAGCATTATTACTCTGTCAGAGCTCTCCCTGAGGTCTCAGCATCAACAGATGTTCTCCTAAAAG ACAAGTTCACGGACGACAAAGAGCCCATTTTGCCAAATTTCAGATACTCGGAGCCCACTAAAGAAGGGTTCTTATTAAAAAACCTAGCGGGTGGAAGCATGAAAGACGCCTGTACAGGCGTGGTTCATGAGGTACAACACCGAGATGCTGGGACGGAGATGACTCCGCTTGGCAGTTCTACGACTTCTAGGTGCCACACGCCATTCAGGAGCACCTCCCCTGCCCGCCATAACACGCCTTCGAATAGGTCAGGACCATTGGCCTTGGGGAACTccagcagcagcaacagcacCATTGACATTGCCCAGCTGCAAGAGTGCCATTTAGCCAAGCTACAACTTGGGACGCAATATGATTCAGTCAACTCAAATTGGAGTTcaagggaggaggaggaagatgaagtATCAAAGAGCCTCAGACATTTCGATACGGAAAACGGGTGCAGGAAAAGTGTTTCAGACTCCAGAGCTGCTGCGtgggaagaagaggaaaagaccAAGTGCTGCCTCAG GTATCAAAGAGAAGAAGCAAAAATCCAGGCTTGGGTGAACCTCCAAAGTGCAAAAGCAGAAGCTCAATCAAGAAAGCTTGAG GTGAAAATACAAAGGATGAGATCAAACTTGGAAGAGAAGTTGATGAAGAGAATGGCGGTTGTTCATAGAAAAGCTGAAGAATTGAGAGCAGCAGCCCAGCAGCAACACTCGGAGCAAACCCAGAAAGCCAGTGAACAAGCACGGCAGATTATGAACCGGCATAACCTGCATTTTCCTGGCCACAACTCGTGTGGTTGCTTCCCTTGCAATAACTTCCATTGA
- the LOC121261441 gene encoding uncharacterized protein LOC121261441: MTKPLFYYQYNHSLKNNKLLLLLLPLSSCTRRSMAVACSSSPHIPILKSGLVINPISKSLVVKYSQAPLKKAPRFQIKCSIRNKVFEDRSNGIICYRDDSGEIICEGYDDGPRFQQHTPRTACHPRDVEIFDLLLQQSRLQMVKGSGLNYADESVAVQKDFNCNGFNSFC, encoded by the exons ATGACCAAACCATTATTCTATTACCAATATAACCACAGCCTCAAGAACAacaaacttcttcttcttcttcttcctctttcttcttgCACCAGGAGATCAATGGCTGTAGCATGTTCTTCTTCCCCCCACATCCCAATTCTGAAATCTGGTCTAGTCATCAATCCTATCAGCAAATCTCTGGTGGTTAAATACAGCCAAGCTCCACTCAAGAAAGCACCTAGATTCCAGATCAAATGTTCCATCAGAAACAAG GTTTTTGAGGATCGGTCTAATGGTATAATCTGCTATAGGGATGACAGTGGGGAAATTATTTGTGAAGGTTACGATGATGGCCCTCGCTTCCAACAACATACTCCAAGAACAGCTTGTCATCCAAG AGATGTCGAGatctttgatcttcttcttcagcaGAGTAGGCTTCAGATGGTTAAAGGCAGTGGATTGAACTATGCTGATGAAAGCGTTGCTGTACAAAAGGACTTCAATTGTAACGGCTTTAACTCGTTCTGCTGA